In the genome of Cupriavidus taiwanensis, one region contains:
- a CDS encoding Bug family tripartite tricarboxylate transporter substrate binding protein, with protein MQGWIRRAAMGLLFACAATAAGTALADYPDKPVRLVVPFPPGGATDLLAREIGNALSARLQQPVVIDNRPGAGGNLAAIAVARAPADGYTLLFGTFGSLAVNKSLYDKPGYDPLRDFAPVASVAYLPNVLVVHPSVPARTVPELLALARKEPGRLTYGSFGNGSSSHLAGELFTHLAGVEITHIPYKGSAASMTDLIGGRITMMFDSVSTALPYIRDKRVRALAVTTQKPSEQLPGVPTLAAAGVPGYELTAWFGVAAPAGTPKAVIDRLNGEIVAALKQPDLAARLASQGTVPFPATPAQFGSYIRAQYEKWDGLIKSANIKLDN; from the coding sequence ATGCAGGGTTGGATCAGGCGTGCGGCCATGGGGCTGCTCTTTGCATGCGCGGCCACCGCCGCCGGCACCGCGCTGGCGGACTACCCCGACAAGCCGGTGCGGCTGGTGGTGCCGTTCCCGCCGGGCGGCGCCACCGACCTGCTGGCGCGCGAGATCGGCAACGCGCTGTCGGCGCGGCTGCAGCAGCCGGTGGTGATCGACAACCGCCCCGGCGCCGGCGGCAACCTGGCGGCGATCGCCGTGGCGCGCGCCCCGGCCGACGGCTACACGCTGCTGTTCGGCACCTTCGGCTCGCTCGCGGTGAACAAGAGCCTCTATGACAAGCCCGGCTACGACCCGCTCAGGGACTTCGCGCCGGTGGCGTCGGTGGCCTACCTGCCCAACGTGCTGGTGGTGCATCCCAGCGTGCCGGCACGCACCGTGCCGGAACTGCTGGCGCTGGCGCGCAAGGAGCCGGGCAGGCTGACCTACGGCTCGTTCGGCAACGGCTCGTCGTCGCACCTGGCGGGCGAGCTGTTTACGCACCTGGCCGGTGTCGAGATCACGCATATTCCGTACAAGGGCAGCGCCGCGTCGATGACCGACCTGATCGGCGGGCGCATTACCATGATGTTCGACAGTGTCTCCACGGCGCTGCCGTATATCCGCGACAAGCGCGTGCGCGCGCTGGCGGTGACCACGCAGAAGCCGTCCGAGCAGCTGCCCGGCGTGCCGACGCTGGCCGCTGCCGGCGTGCCCGGCTACGAGCTGACCGCATGGTTCGGCGTGGCGGCGCCGGCGGGCACGCCCAAGGCCGTGATCGACCGCCTCAACGGCGAGATCGTGGCGGCGCTGAAGCAGCCGGACCTGGCTGCCAGGCTGGCCAGCCAGGGCACGGTGCCCTTCCCCGCCACGCCGGCGCAGTTCGGCAGCTATATCCGCGCGCAATACGAGAAGTGGGACGGCCTGATCAAGTCCGCCAACATCAAGCTGGACAACTGA
- a CDS encoding aldehyde dehydrogenase family protein, with amino-acid sequence MHIVDKFYIHGKWVQPAEGATQADIIDPATEAVAGRLAMGTAADVDRAVAAAREAFPAWSLSTRETRIALLERIIAAYQARMPDLAQAVRQEIGAPITLATSLQAAIGLGQLQATLQALRDFAFESPRGKSLVLREAIGVAALITPWNWPLNQIAAKVAPALAAGCTVVLKPSEIAPLDAQIFAEIMDAAGTPPGVFNMLYGEGRVVGAALSSHPRVDMVSITGSTRAGVEVAISAAPTVKRVAQELGGKSPLIVLDDADLQAAVTSGVAQCMVNSGQTCVAPTRVLVPRARYEEAVQIAAAVANAVKVGDPSDPDTRMGPISNRGQYDKVQRLIGVGIEEGARLAAGGPGRPDGIERGFYARPTIFADVRNDMAIAREEIFGPVLCLLPYDSEEEAVAIANDTDFGLAAYVASSDPARARRLAARLRAGNVRINGAMMDITAPFGGYKTSGNGREYGPEGIAEFLETKTVTG; translated from the coding sequence ATGCATATCGTCGACAAGTTCTATATCCACGGCAAATGGGTGCAGCCCGCCGAGGGCGCCACCCAGGCCGACATCATCGACCCGGCCACCGAAGCGGTGGCCGGCAGGCTCGCCATGGGCACCGCCGCGGACGTGGACCGCGCCGTCGCCGCCGCGCGCGAGGCCTTCCCGGCGTGGTCGCTTTCCACCCGCGAAACCCGCATTGCGCTGCTCGAGCGCATCATCGCCGCCTACCAGGCGCGCATGCCCGACCTGGCGCAGGCGGTGCGCCAGGAGATCGGCGCACCGATCACGCTGGCCACCAGCCTGCAGGCGGCGATCGGGCTGGGGCAATTGCAGGCGACACTGCAGGCGCTGCGCGACTTTGCCTTCGAAAGCCCGCGCGGCAAGAGCCTGGTGCTGCGCGAGGCCATCGGCGTGGCCGCGCTGATCACGCCGTGGAACTGGCCGCTGAACCAGATCGCGGCCAAAGTGGCGCCGGCACTGGCGGCGGGCTGCACCGTGGTGCTCAAGCCCTCCGAAATCGCGCCGCTGGACGCGCAGATCTTCGCCGAGATCATGGATGCCGCCGGCACGCCGCCGGGCGTGTTCAACATGCTCTATGGCGAAGGCCGCGTGGTCGGCGCCGCGCTGTCGTCGCATCCTCGGGTCGACATGGTATCGATCACCGGCTCGACCCGCGCCGGTGTGGAAGTGGCTATCAGCGCCGCCCCCACCGTCAAGCGCGTGGCGCAGGAACTGGGCGGCAAGTCGCCGCTGATCGTGCTGGACGACGCCGACCTGCAGGCGGCGGTGACCAGCGGCGTGGCCCAGTGCATGGTCAATTCGGGCCAGACCTGCGTGGCGCCCACGCGCGTGCTGGTACCGCGCGCACGCTACGAGGAAGCCGTGCAGATCGCGGCGGCGGTGGCCAATGCGGTCAAGGTCGGCGATCCGTCCGATCCCGACACCAGGATGGGCCCGATATCCAACCGCGGCCAGTACGACAAGGTGCAGCGCCTGATCGGCGTCGGCATCGAGGAAGGCGCACGGCTGGCCGCCGGCGGCCCGGGCCGCCCCGACGGCATCGAGCGCGGCTTCTATGCCCGCCCGACCATTTTCGCCGACGTGCGCAACGACATGGCCATCGCCCGCGAGGAGATCTTCGGGCCGGTGCTGTGCCTGTTGCCGTACGACAGCGAAGAGGAAGCCGTGGCCATCGCCAACGACACCGACTTCGGCCTCGCCGCCTATGTCGCCTCGTCCGATCCGGCGCGCGCACGCAGGCTGGCGGCGCGCCTGCGCGCCGGCAATGTGCGCATCAATGGCGCGATGATGGATATCACCGCCCCCTTCGGCGGCTACAAGACTTCCGGCAACGGTCGCGAGTACGGCCCCGAAGGCATCGCCGAGTTCCTCGAGACCAAGACCGTGACGGGCTGA
- the gabD gene encoding NADP-dependent succinate-semialdehyde dehydrogenase has protein sequence MLNLQDSSLLRQQCLIDGRWIDGERRIDVTNPATGERVGQVPQLGAEETRQAIEAANRALPAWRARTAKERSALLRKWFELIMANQEDLARIMTAEQGKPIAEARGEIAYAASFIEWFAEEGKRVYGDTIPAPVSNQRIVVTKEPVGVCAAITPWNFPAAMITRKAGPALAVGCTMVVKPASQTPLTALALVALAERAGIPAGVLSVVTGSASAIGGEMSSNALVRKLTFTGSTEVGRVLMAQTAATIKKVSMELGGNAPFIVFDDADLDAAVEGAIVSKYRNAGQTCVCANRIYVQSGVYEAFAQKLVAAVAALKVGNGMDDGVRIGPLIDDKAVAKVEEHIADALGKGARLLQGGQRHALGHSFFQPTVLADVAPGMLVAREETFGPLAPLFRFDTEDDVVAMANDTEFGLASYFYARDLGRVWRVSERLEYGMVGVNTGLISNEVAPFGGVKQSGVGREGSHYGIDDYLVIKYTCMAGI, from the coding sequence ATGCTGAACCTCCAGGATTCCTCGCTGCTGCGGCAGCAGTGCTTGATCGACGGCCGCTGGATCGATGGCGAGCGCCGCATCGACGTGACCAATCCCGCCACCGGCGAGCGCGTCGGCCAGGTGCCGCAGCTGGGCGCCGAAGAGACCCGCCAGGCCATCGAGGCCGCCAACCGCGCGCTGCCGGCATGGCGCGCCCGCACCGCCAAGGAACGCTCGGCGCTGCTGCGCAAATGGTTCGAGCTGATCATGGCGAACCAGGAAGACCTGGCCCGCATCATGACCGCGGAGCAAGGCAAGCCGATCGCCGAGGCGCGCGGCGAGATCGCCTACGCGGCCTCGTTCATCGAATGGTTTGCCGAGGAAGGCAAGCGCGTCTATGGCGATACCATTCCCGCCCCGGTCAGCAACCAGCGCATCGTAGTGACCAAGGAACCGGTCGGGGTCTGTGCCGCGATCACGCCGTGGAACTTCCCCGCCGCCATGATCACCCGCAAGGCCGGCCCGGCGCTGGCGGTCGGCTGCACCATGGTGGTCAAACCCGCCTCGCAGACGCCGCTGACGGCGCTGGCGCTGGTGGCCCTGGCCGAGCGTGCCGGCATCCCCGCCGGCGTGCTGTCGGTAGTGACCGGCTCGGCCAGCGCGATCGGCGGCGAGATGAGCAGCAATGCGCTGGTGCGCAAGCTGACCTTCACCGGCTCGACCGAAGTCGGACGCGTGCTGATGGCGCAGACCGCCGCCACCATCAAGAAGGTGTCGATGGAACTGGGCGGCAACGCGCCCTTTATCGTGTTCGACGATGCCGACCTCGACGCCGCCGTCGAAGGCGCGATCGTTTCCAAGTACCGCAATGCCGGTCAGACCTGCGTCTGCGCCAACCGCATCTACGTGCAGTCCGGCGTCTACGAAGCATTTGCGCAGAAGCTGGTCGCCGCAGTGGCGGCTTTGAAGGTGGGCAACGGCATGGACGACGGCGTGCGCATCGGCCCGCTGATCGACGACAAGGCCGTGGCCAAGGTCGAGGAGCATATCGCCGATGCGCTCGGCAAGGGTGCCCGCCTGCTGCAAGGCGGCCAGCGTCACGCGCTCGGCCACTCCTTCTTCCAGCCGACGGTGCTGGCCGACGTCGCGCCCGGCATGCTGGTGGCGCGCGAGGAAACCTTCGGCCCGCTCGCGCCGCTGTTCCGCTTCGACACCGAGGACGACGTGGTCGCCATGGCCAACGACACCGAGTTCGGCCTGGCCAGCTACTTCTATGCACGCGACCTGGGCCGGGTCTGGCGCGTCTCGGAGCGGCTGGAATACGGCATGGTCGGCGTCAATACGGGCCTGATCTCGAACGAGGTGGCGCCGTTCGGCGGCGTCAAGCAATCCGGCGTGGGCCGCGAGGGCTCGCATTACGGCATCGACGACTACCTGGTGATCAAGTACACCTGCATGGCCGGCATCTGA
- a CDS encoding PAS domain-containing hybrid sensor histidine kinase/response regulator: MTRRPHDPQPLAGNASSLEANGPDHPNAADTPYRTLVEAVQDYAIFTLDVGGHVSSWNKGAARIKGYRREEILGKHFSQFYTPDAVARRWPDAELKAAAELGRFEDEGWRVRKDGSRFWANVVITALRDPEGRLIGFGKVTRDLTEQRRAAEALRQSEESLRLLVEGVKDYAIFMLDPGGHIVSWNSGASYIKGYRRDEIIGRHFSLFYPQEDIAAGKPARHLDLARRAGRVEDEGWRVRKDGSLFWANVTLTAVYDDSRALRGFAKVTRDMSERRRREELERSSQRLNEFLATLSHELRNPLAPVRSALTAMRLAPGDGALANQSLALIERQVTHLSRLVDDLLDIGRITSGRIELRTAPVELDEIIALAIEGARPALDAKSQRVDVQGAPGAIRMDADKTRLVQVLQNLVLNASKFSPSGSVVTIAAAVQNRTLELRVTDQGRGISPHALEDIFQLFVQESRPGTDVQGGLGIGLSLCRSLVELHGGTIAATSAGPGLGSTFTVRLPLPAARPSDDAHRTALPATGHDQAELQVQRILLVDDNRDAADSLAMLLEMCGHEVTIAYDGSEALHVAPRCRPHIALIDLAMPGMDGFEVVRAMRGVAGTESTRYVALTGFGQPADRQHTEAAGFDAHLVKPVELETLFGTIARLRRPD, from the coding sequence ATGACAAGACGCCCCCACGATCCACAACCCCTTGCCGGCAACGCCAGCAGCCTCGAGGCCAATGGCCCGGACCATCCGAACGCCGCCGACACCCCCTACCGGACGCTGGTGGAAGCCGTGCAGGACTACGCCATCTTCACGCTCGACGTGGGGGGCCATGTCTCAAGCTGGAACAAGGGCGCAGCCCGCATCAAGGGGTACCGGCGCGAGGAGATCCTGGGCAAGCATTTCTCGCAGTTCTATACGCCCGACGCGGTGGCCCGGCGCTGGCCCGACGCCGAGCTCAAGGCGGCCGCCGAACTGGGCCGCTTCGAGGACGAGGGCTGGCGCGTGCGCAAGGACGGCAGCCGCTTCTGGGCCAACGTCGTCATCACCGCCCTGCGCGACCCCGAGGGCCGGCTGATCGGCTTCGGCAAGGTCACGCGCGACCTGACCGAGCAGCGCCGCGCCGCCGAGGCGCTGCGCCAGAGCGAGGAATCGCTGCGCCTGCTGGTGGAGGGGGTCAAGGACTATGCGATCTTCATGCTCGACCCCGGCGGTCATATCGTCAGCTGGAATTCCGGCGCGTCCTATATCAAGGGCTACCGCCGCGACGAGATCATCGGCCGCCATTTTTCGCTGTTCTATCCGCAGGAGGACATCGCCGCCGGCAAGCCGGCCCGGCACCTCGACCTGGCCCGGCGCGCCGGGCGCGTCGAGGACGAGGGCTGGCGCGTGCGCAAGGACGGCTCGCTGTTCTGGGCCAATGTCACGCTGACCGCCGTCTACGACGATTCACGCGCGCTGCGCGGCTTTGCCAAGGTGACGCGCGACATGAGCGAACGCCGCCGCCGCGAGGAGCTGGAACGTTCCAGCCAGCGCCTGAACGAGTTCCTGGCCACGCTGTCGCATGAGCTGCGCAATCCGCTGGCGCCGGTGCGCAGCGCGCTGACCGCGATGCGGCTCGCCCCGGGCGACGGCGCGCTGGCTAACCAGAGCCTGGCCTTGATCGAGCGCCAGGTGACGCACCTGAGCCGGCTCGTCGACGACCTGCTCGATATCGGGCGCATCACCTCCGGCCGGATCGAGCTGCGCACCGCGCCAGTGGAACTCGACGAGATCATTGCGCTGGCGATCGAGGGCGCGCGCCCGGCGCTCGATGCCAAGTCGCAGCGCGTCGACGTGCAGGGCGCGCCCGGCGCGATCCGCATGGATGCCGACAAGACCCGGCTGGTGCAGGTGCTGCAGAACCTGGTGCTCAATGCGTCGAAGTTTTCACCGTCCGGCTCGGTGGTGACGATTGCCGCGGCGGTGCAGAACCGTACCCTCGAGCTGCGGGTGACCGACCAGGGCCGCGGCATCTCGCCGCATGCGCTCGAGGACATCTTCCAGCTGTTCGTGCAGGAAAGCCGGCCGGGCACCGATGTGCAGGGCGGACTGGGCATCGGCCTGTCGCTGTGCCGCTCGCTGGTGGAGCTGCACGGCGGCACCATCGCGGCCACCAGCGCCGGGCCGGGGCTGGGCAGCACCTTCACGGTACGGCTGCCGCTACCGGCCGCGCGCCCGTCCGACGATGCGCACCGCACCGCCCTGCCCGCCACCGGCCACGACCAGGCCGAGCTGCAGGTGCAGCGCATCCTGCTGGTCGACGACAACCGCGACGCCGCCGACAGCCTGGCGATGCTGCTCGAGATGTGCGGCCACGAGGTGACCATCGCCTACGACGGCTCCGAAGCGCTGCACGTGGCGCCGCGCTGCCGTCCGCATATCGCGCTGATCGACCTGGCCATGCCGGGCATGGACGGTTTCGAGGTGGTGCGGGCCATGCGCGGCGTGGCGGGCACCGAATCGACCCGTTACGTCGCGCTGACCGGCTTCGGCCAGCCGGCGGACCGGCAGCATACCGAGGCCGCCGGCTTCGATGCGCACCTGGTCAAGCCGGTGGAGCTGGAAACCCTGTTCGGCACCATCGCGCGGCTGCGCCGGCCTGACTGA
- the flhD gene encoding flagellar transcriptional regulator FlhD — protein sequence MEPARTPAASDPDRHREADADRLRQIETLNLSYLLLVQRLMRENEAEALFRLGLGREMGRLLASLTPTQVIALARSSLMLYRFRLDDSLLVAALTGAEPPHALHGMHAAIVMASRRD from the coding sequence ATGGAACCGGCCAGGACACCCGCAGCAAGCGACCCCGACAGGCATCGGGAAGCGGATGCCGACCGCCTGCGCCAGATCGAGACGCTGAACCTGTCCTACCTGCTGCTGGTACAGCGGCTGATGCGCGAGAACGAGGCCGAGGCGCTGTTCCGGCTCGGCCTGGGTCGCGAGATGGGCCGCCTGCTGGCATCGCTGACGCCGACGCAGGTCATCGCGCTGGCGCGGTCCAGCCTGATGCTGTACCGCTTCCGGCTGGATGACAGCCTGCTGGTGGCCGCGCTGACCGGGGCCGAGCCGCCGCACGCCTTGCACGGCATGCATGCCGCGATCGTGATGGCATCGCGGCGGGATTGA
- a CDS encoding TauD/TfdA dioxygenase family protein: MQATAPATISPQDYRALEPEPFPFTVRRCTPTIGAEVEGIDFRETLDHDTYLSLRRALLKYKVLFFRKQAITPAQHVAVARRFGELEVHPMFTNHPEHPELVVFGRNDKTRGRENLYHSDVSWREIPSMGSMLRCLECPEVGGDTIWINMAAAYDNLPQEMKDRIANLKAVHDAMPAFGTALSEEKYVEMRAKYPPMVHPVVRTHPETGEKILFVNEAFTTHFANFAKEQPYRFGSDFRPAELDLMQYLYRQAAAPEYQVRLRWQPDTIALWDNRSTQHYAVQDYFPAVRHMNRATIIGDRPA, translated from the coding sequence CCGACCATCGGCGCCGAGGTCGAGGGCATCGATTTCCGCGAGACCCTCGACCACGACACCTATCTCTCGCTGCGCCGCGCGCTGCTGAAGTACAAGGTGCTGTTCTTCCGCAAGCAGGCCATCACGCCGGCCCAGCACGTAGCGGTGGCGCGGCGCTTCGGCGAGCTGGAAGTGCACCCGATGTTCACCAACCATCCGGAGCATCCTGAACTGGTGGTGTTCGGCCGCAACGACAAGACCCGCGGCCGCGAGAACCTGTACCACTCCGACGTGTCGTGGCGCGAGATCCCGTCGATGGGCTCGATGCTGCGCTGCCTGGAGTGCCCCGAGGTGGGCGGCGACACCATCTGGATCAACATGGCCGCCGCCTACGACAACCTGCCGCAGGAGATGAAGGACCGCATCGCCAACCTGAAGGCGGTGCACGATGCCATGCCCGCGTTCGGCACCGCGCTGAGCGAGGAGAAGTATGTGGAGATGCGCGCCAAGTATCCGCCCATGGTGCACCCGGTGGTACGCACCCATCCGGAGACCGGCGAGAAGATCCTGTTCGTCAACGAGGCCTTCACCACGCACTTCGCCAACTTCGCCAAGGAACAGCCGTATCGCTTCGGCTCCGACTTCCGGCCGGCGGAACTGGACCTGATGCAGTACCTGTACCGCCAGGCCGCCGCACCCGAGTACCAGGTGCGGCTGCGCTGGCAGCCGGACACGATCGCGCTGTGGGACAACCGCTCCACGCAGCATTACGCCGTGCAGGATTACTTCCCCGCGGTGCGCCACATGAACCGCGCCACCATCATCGGCGACCGTCCGGCCTGA
- a CDS encoding Crp/Fnr family transcriptional regulator: MTQSDDRQPQREAMPCSTCCLMAGACPDCAPAGQACGAPGIEAAQRMVRLRKGEFLYLMGDPVTSVYAIRVGTIKTHVTTEDGRTQVVAFHFPGDMVGLDSLVRPHYASYATALEDTKLCLFTVDALRLAAATLAPFGRQLLLALDGQLQRARAVQTMLALMTAEERLVTFLLWLADGFALRGYSSSAFVLRMSREEIGSYIGLTLETVSRQFSRLAEGGLITVRHRTITLLDKAALRAIAARPMILAHPPAPRLRGAGDATAPARG; this comes from the coding sequence ATGACACAGTCCGACGATCGCCAGCCGCAGCGCGAAGCCATGCCGTGCAGCACGTGTTGCCTGATGGCCGGCGCCTGCCCTGACTGCGCACCCGCCGGCCAGGCGTGTGGCGCGCCGGGCATCGAAGCGGCGCAACGCATGGTGCGCCTGCGCAAGGGCGAATTCCTGTACCTGATGGGGGACCCGGTGACATCGGTCTATGCCATTCGCGTCGGCACCATCAAGACCCATGTCACCACCGAGGACGGGCGCACCCAGGTGGTCGCCTTCCACTTCCCCGGCGACATGGTCGGGCTCGACAGCCTGGTGCGGCCGCACTATGCGTCGTACGCCACCGCGCTGGAAGACACCAAGCTGTGCCTGTTCACCGTGGACGCGCTGCGCCTGGCCGCGGCCACGCTGGCGCCGTTCGGCCGGCAGCTGCTGCTGGCACTGGACGGCCAGCTGCAGCGCGCGCGGGCCGTGCAGACCATGCTGGCGCTGATGACCGCCGAAGAGCGCCTGGTGACGTTCCTGCTGTGGCTGGCGGACGGCTTTGCGCTGCGCGGCTATTCGTCGTCGGCCTTTGTGCTGCGCATGAGCCGCGAGGAAATCGGCAGTTATATCGGCCTGACGCTGGAAACGGTGAGCCGGCAGTTCTCGCGGCTGGCCGAAGGCGGCCTGATCACGGTACGGCACCGCACCATCACGCTGCTCGACAAGGCCGCGCTGCGGGCCATTGCCGCGCGCCCGATGATCCTCGCCCATCCGCCCGCGCCGCGCTTGCGCGGGGCCGGCGACGCAACCGCACCCGCGCGAGGCTGA
- a CDS encoding DUF3079 domain-containing protein → MAKKFPIHPSHPERICWGCDQYCPVDSMRCGNGSSRTQHPVELLGDDWLECGDWGIEAPSAKAPSGTTPG, encoded by the coding sequence ATGGCCAAGAAATTTCCCATCCATCCCAGCCATCCCGAGCGCATCTGCTGGGGCTGCGACCAATACTGCCCGGTCGACTCGATGCGCTGCGGCAACGGCTCCAGCCGCACCCAGCATCCCGTCGAACTGCTCGGCGACGACTGGCTCGAATGCGGCGACTGGGGCATCGAGGCGCCGTCCGCCAAGGCACCGTCCGGAACCACCCCCGGGTAG
- a CDS encoding AI-2E family transporter — protein sequence MSTVPDPTAPGLPPAQPVPQLTDAGRPADAAAADLSTPAPALLTDAAVAGALHRASTALMVLAVLFSLYAVHVARDFLVPVVIAVVMAYLLDPLVCALQRLGLARSLASTIVLLALLAALLSGAYLLQGQVESMVNSLPEMASKLSRSVGALLSGDDSMWQKIRRAATVLSGTGQPPPARGTHVVVEQSAGQINNMLLAGSVSIFTMAAQAVVVVFLLYFLMLAGDTFKRKFIKMVGTTISEKKISVHMLDEVNRSIRRYMGMLLVTNAGLGVCTWLLLKWLGVDNAGSWSIAAAALHLVPYFGALAIALCLGMVTFMQFGTLGMAAAAAGGSLLIATLIGSVITTWMTGRMARMNAVAVFVALLLFTWLWGVWGMLLAIPLITIAKVVADHIEGMEVVAEFLGE from the coding sequence ATGTCGACTGTTCCCGATCCCACCGCCCCGGGGCTGCCGCCAGCGCAGCCCGTCCCGCAACTGACCGACGCTGGCCGCCCCGCAGACGCCGCCGCCGCCGATCTGTCCACGCCAGCGCCCGCGCTGCTGACCGATGCCGCCGTCGCCGGCGCGCTGCATCGCGCCAGCACCGCGCTGATGGTGCTGGCGGTGCTGTTCTCGCTGTACGCCGTGCACGTGGCGCGCGACTTCCTGGTGCCGGTGGTGATCGCGGTGGTGATGGCCTACCTGCTCGACCCGCTGGTGTGCGCGCTGCAGCGGCTGGGACTGGCGCGCTCGCTGGCCAGCACCATCGTGCTGCTGGCACTGCTCGCCGCCCTGCTCAGCGGCGCCTACCTGCTGCAGGGACAGGTCGAGTCGATGGTCAACAGCCTGCCGGAGATGGCGAGCAAGCTGTCGCGATCCGTCGGCGCGCTGCTCAGCGGCGACGACTCGATGTGGCAGAAGATACGCCGCGCCGCCACCGTGCTCAGCGGCACCGGCCAGCCGCCGCCGGCGCGCGGCACCCACGTTGTAGTGGAGCAGTCGGCGGGCCAGATCAACAACATGCTGCTGGCCGGTTCGGTCAGCATCTTCACCATGGCGGCGCAGGCGGTGGTGGTGGTGTTCCTGCTGTATTTCCTGATGCTTGCCGGCGATACCTTCAAGCGCAAGTTCATCAAGATGGTGGGCACCACCATCTCGGAAAAGAAGATCAGCGTGCACATGCTGGACGAGGTCAACCGCTCGATCCGCCGCTACATGGGGATGCTGCTGGTGACCAACGCCGGCCTGGGCGTGTGCACCTGGCTGCTGCTCAAATGGCTTGGCGTCGACAATGCCGGCAGCTGGTCGATCGCGGCGGCGGCGCTGCACCTGGTGCCCTACTTCGGCGCGCTGGCGATCGCGCTGTGCCTGGGCATGGTCACGTTCATGCAGTTCGGCACGCTGGGAATGGCCGCCGCGGCGGCGGGCGGTTCGCTGTTGATCGCGACGCTGATCGGTTCGGTCATCACCACGTGGATGACCGGCCGCATGGCGCGCATGAACGCCGTGGCGGTGTTCGTGGCGCTGCTGTTGTTCACGTGGCTGTGGGGCGTGTGGGGAATGTTGCTCGCGATACCGCTGATTACCATCGCCAAGGTGGTGGCGGATCACATTGAAGGCATGGAAGTGGTGGCCGAGTTCCTTGGCGAGTAG